The following proteins come from a genomic window of Proteinivorax hydrogeniformans:
- a CDS encoding hydrogenase maturation nickel metallochaperone HypA, translating to MHELGVVIKVVETVEDFAKKNNLKKVDTLVLQIGELSSMIPRYVEACYPAAVDGTSLEETKLKIEVIPANVLCKSCENIFSFSEQQKRCPQCESEKVELLSGKEFLIKEVIAC from the coding sequence TTGCATGAGTTAGGAGTAGTAATAAAAGTTGTGGAAACTGTGGAAGACTTTGCAAAAAAAAATAATCTAAAAAAAGTAGATACCTTAGTCCTTCAAATAGGCGAGCTATCTTCGATGATCCCAAGATATGTAGAGGCTTGTTACCCTGCAGCAGTCGATGGAACATCCTTAGAAGAGACAAAACTAAAAATTGAAGTAATACCAGCAAATGTATTGTGTAAAAGCTGTGAAAATATATTTAGTTTCTCTGAACAACAAAAAAGGTGCCCGCAGTGTGAAAGTGAAAAAGTAGAACTTCTTAGCGGCAAAGAGTTTTTAATAAAAGAAGTTATAGCTTGTTAA
- a CDS encoding DUF5692 family protein yields the protein MFFFEAIPLQNVIMWFVVLAALIGLNELVRASKWGSITIFMIMPVLLTFVWLQSDSELLSWFHWVKVYSALAGSLIYMVIRYTDYHKKHKWYLFLVPAILAINIIEAAIRELQVGIRGFEGMIDGMYYISGGWNYFNAAAGILSMLLICGWVGIYGTTDKRRDMVWPDQSMFYIIAYAVWNISYVYSCAPGNAFYSGVALNIAPIIPALFWAKGTWMQNRAHTLSFWMLWIMTFPAFFAVGSTFNVSVSYNPTANWILALTSFGLHVILAAWQIYRIVKLRRNPAKGEVWTGTSQYQGPTNVA from the coding sequence ATGTTCTTTTTTGAGGCAATACCCTTGCAGAACGTAATAATGTGGTTTGTAGTTTTAGCAGCTCTCATTGGTTTAAATGAATTAGTTCGTGCCAGTAAGTGGGGAAGCATCACTATCTTTATGATAATGCCAGTTTTGCTAACTTTTGTTTGGCTTCAGTCAGATAGTGAACTTTTATCATGGTTTCATTGGGTTAAAGTTTATTCCGCTTTAGCAGGTAGTTTGATTTATATGGTAATAAGATATACCGACTATCATAAAAAGCACAAGTGGTATCTATTTTTGGTTCCAGCAATTTTAGCTATAAATATTATCGAAGCTGCAATTAGAGAGCTGCAAGTTGGTATCAGAGGTTTTGAAGGTATGATAGACGGCATGTATTATATTTCTGGTGGTTGGAATTACTTCAACGCTGCAGCCGGTATATTAAGTATGTTACTTATTTGTGGTTGGGTTGGTATATATGGTACCACCGACAAGCGTAGGGATATGGTCTGGCCTGATCAAAGTATGTTTTATATTATCGCTTATGCTGTATGGAATATATCCTACGTATACTCATGTGCCCCAGGTAACGCTTTTTATTCAGGGGTGGCGTTAAATATAGCACCAATAATTCCTGCACTGTTTTGGGCTAAGGGAACTTGGATGCAAAACCGTGCCCATACCTTATCTTTTTGGATGTTATGGATAATGACATTCCCAGCATTTTTTGCTGTAGGCAGCACCTTCAATGTGAGTGTTAGCTATAATCCTACAGCTAACTGGATCTTAGCTTTAACATCTTTTGGCTTACATGTAATTCTTGCTGCTTGGCAAATATATAGGATTGTAAAGCTTCGCCGCAACCCAGCAAAAGGAGAAGTTTGGACCGGCACAAGCCAATATCAAGGGCCAACAAATGTAGCGTAA